From the genome of Brevibacterium sp. JSBI002, one region includes:
- a CDS encoding HAD family hydrolase, giving the protein MTNHASADPAAVLWDMDGTLVDTEPYWIRAETELMNAHGLSWSEEQGLEFVGNELIVSARMMREAGLDVPAEEIVETLMDNVIGQIRQSVPFRPGALELLAELKTEGIPNVMVTMSYRPLAEAVIANCPPDSFAGLVAGDEVTAGKPDPEPYLRGAALLDLDPADCVALEDSKPGLASAEAAGTIAIGIPHFIDLEPRPGRILWNSLEGRSVADLRRLRAQQSA; this is encoded by the coding sequence ATGACGAACCATGCATCAGCCGACCCTGCCGCCGTCCTGTGGGACATGGACGGAACCCTCGTCGACACCGAGCCGTATTGGATCCGCGCCGAGACCGAGCTCATGAACGCCCATGGGCTTTCCTGGTCCGAAGAGCAGGGGCTCGAATTCGTCGGCAACGAGCTCATCGTCTCCGCTCGAATGATGCGTGAGGCCGGCCTCGACGTTCCCGCCGAGGAGATCGTCGAGACCCTGATGGACAACGTCATCGGACAGATCCGACAATCCGTGCCCTTCCGCCCCGGTGCGCTGGAGCTGCTGGCCGAACTCAAGACCGAAGGCATCCCGAACGTCATGGTCACGATGTCGTACCGGCCGCTGGCCGAGGCGGTCATCGCCAATTGTCCGCCCGACAGCTTCGCCGGTCTCGTCGCCGGCGATGAGGTGACCGCCGGCAAACCGGATCCGGAGCCCTATCTGCGGGGTGCTGCGCTGCTCGACCTCGACCCGGCCGACTGTGTGGCACTGGAGGATTCTAAGCCGGGTCTGGCCAGCGCCGAGGCGGCCGGCACCATTGCAATCGGAATCCCGCATTTCATCGACCTCGAACCTCGTCCGGGGCGGATCCTGTGGAACAGTCTCGAAGGCCGCAGCGTCGCCGATCTGCGACGCCTCCGTGCGCAGCAGAGCGCCTGA
- a CDS encoding proteasome assembly chaperone family protein, whose amino-acid sequence MSILPSGSGALVFIAFEGQDADASEAASSLVKDLIEVWHLDDSEILDTDGFYEFRFSEPEIIRDEDGTASIAWPGVAVHRGLLGEQPITVIHGHEPGLKWREFLSLVLAHVGDDDTVILLGGLHAEVPHTRPLPVVANTEDAELASELGIDANGYEGPIGILGLLGVACRWRGVRAMNLWVGVPDYLAESPSPKAELALAKAVERYAGIEIDIHVLEEESRAWELGADELVSFNPRLAELVQALEKQNDSTELPEASGDAIAAEFERYLRKRGRDK is encoded by the coding sequence ATGAGTATTCTTCCATCCGGGTCCGGGGCACTCGTCTTCATCGCCTTCGAAGGTCAGGATGCCGATGCTTCCGAAGCGGCGAGCTCACTGGTCAAGGATCTCATCGAGGTCTGGCACCTGGACGACTCCGAGATCCTCGACACCGATGGGTTCTACGAATTCCGCTTCTCCGAACCCGAGATCATCCGCGACGAGGACGGGACGGCGTCGATCGCCTGGCCGGGTGTCGCGGTCCATCGGGGTCTCCTCGGCGAGCAGCCGATCACGGTCATCCACGGTCACGAACCGGGGCTGAAATGGCGGGAGTTCCTCTCCCTCGTCCTCGCTCACGTCGGCGACGACGATACCGTCATCCTCCTCGGCGGTCTCCATGCCGAAGTTCCGCATACGCGTCCGCTGCCGGTGGTGGCCAATACGGAGGACGCAGAGCTTGCGTCCGAGCTCGGCATCGACGCCAACGGCTATGAGGGTCCCATCGGCATTCTCGGTCTCCTCGGCGTCGCCTGCCGGTGGCGCGGGGTCCGCGCCATGAACCTGTGGGTGGGAGTGCCGGACTATCTGGCCGAGTCGCCGTCGCCGAAAGCCGAACTCGCGTTGGCGAAGGCGGTAGAACGCTATGCCGGCATCGAAATCGATATCCACGTGCTCGAAGAGGAGAGCCGGGCATGGGAGCTCGGCGCCGATGAACTCGTCTCCTTCAACCCGCGGCTGGCAGAACTCGTCCAAGCACTGGAGAAGCAGAACGATTCGACGGAGCTTCCCGAAGCCAGCGGAGATGCCATCGCGGCCGAGTTCGAACGCTATCTGCGCAAACGCGGCCGCGATAAGTGA
- a CDS encoding RecB family exonuclease codes for MAELTSLSPSRANDFIQCPLKFRFRSIDKLPEPPSQAAFRGTVVHSVLEKLFIAPPAERTAELAQTMLMPAWEELVEKDPDVLEIFEGESEKETFFTSARRLIDSYFVLEYPEHLDPEETEKFVRTTLDNGLELRGFIDRVDVAPGGERRLVDYKTGKQPKPQYGREAKFQMGFYALVVYRLSGELVHTLQLMYLGSRSVLKSHPTMAEVEQTQFEIDAIWKDIIASAESDRWRPKKSPLCNWCTFKPLCPAWGNAAPPTPEITKIVGA; via the coding sequence ATGGCCGAGCTCACCAGTCTGTCGCCCTCCCGGGCCAATGACTTCATCCAATGTCCTCTGAAGTTCCGCTTCCGCAGCATCGACAAACTGCCGGAGCCGCCTTCTCAGGCGGCGTTCCGCGGCACTGTGGTCCATTCGGTGCTCGAGAAGCTGTTCATCGCGCCGCCGGCCGAGCGCACGGCGGAGCTCGCACAGACGATGCTGATGCCTGCGTGGGAGGAGCTCGTCGAGAAGGACCCGGATGTGCTCGAGATCTTCGAAGGCGAATCGGAGAAGGAGACGTTCTTCACATCGGCACGTCGGCTCATCGATTCCTACTTCGTACTCGAGTATCCCGAGCATCTCGATCCGGAGGAGACAGAGAAGTTCGTCCGCACCACATTGGACAACGGTCTCGAGCTGCGCGGGTTCATCGACCGCGTCGACGTCGCCCCGGGTGGGGAGCGGCGCCTCGTCGACTACAAGACGGGCAAGCAGCCGAAACCTCAGTACGGACGAGAAGCCAAGTTCCAGATGGGCTTCTACGCTCTCGTCGTCTACCGGCTCTCGGGCGAGCTCGTCCACACCCTGCAGCTGATGTACCTGGGTTCGCGCAGCGTGCTGAAGTCTCATCCGACGATGGCGGAGGTCGAACAGACCCAGTTCGAGATCGATGCCATCTGGAAGGACATCATCGCCTCGGCCGAGTCGGACCGTTGGCGGCCGAAGAAGTCACCGCTGTGCAATTGGTGCACGTTCAAGCCGCTGTGCCCGGCGTGGGGCAACGCCGCTCCCCCGACTCCGGAGATCACGAAGATCGTGGGAGCGTAG